A genomic stretch from Candidatus Hydrogenisulfobacillus filiaventi includes:
- the gyaR gene encoding Glyoxylate reductase translates to MRVLICHRIAPTVVEAIRQAGHEVVQWTGPGPIPPGRLAAELRQADAALTMLTDRIDGRMLEGAERLRVVANVAVGFDNLDLAALAAHGGAATNTPDVLTEATAELALALLLLVMRDLPASMDALRGGRWQGWEPDAFLGRELAGKTLGIVGYGRIGAAVARRAAAFGMHILAAGPHPRTLAEGRWAPLEELLAASDAVSVHTPLTPATYHLFNRDTFARMRPGSYFVNTARGAVVDTGALLEALDSGRLAGAALDVFEVEPLPPGHPLLAHPRVVLTPHVGSATVETRTRMAERAWRNVEAVFRGEAPPDWLNPPERFPA, encoded by the coding sequence ATGCGGGTGCTCATCTGTCATCGCATCGCGCCCACGGTGGTGGAGGCCATCCGGCAGGCGGGCCACGAGGTGGTGCAGTGGACCGGACCCGGCCCCATCCCCCCTGGGCGCCTGGCGGCCGAGCTCCGCCAGGCGGACGCCGCCCTCACCATGCTCACCGACCGCATCGACGGGCGGATGCTGGAGGGGGCGGAGCGGCTGCGGGTGGTGGCCAACGTGGCGGTGGGCTTTGACAACCTCGACCTGGCGGCCTTGGCCGCGCATGGGGGGGCGGCCACCAACACCCCCGACGTGCTGACCGAGGCCACGGCCGAACTGGCCCTGGCCTTGCTGCTGCTGGTGATGCGCGACCTGCCAGCGTCCATGGACGCCTTGCGCGGGGGCCGTTGGCAGGGCTGGGAGCCGGATGCCTTCCTGGGACGGGAGCTCGCCGGCAAGACGCTGGGCATCGTGGGATACGGCCGCATCGGCGCGGCGGTAGCCCGGCGGGCGGCGGCCTTCGGCATGCATATCCTGGCCGCCGGCCCCCACCCCCGGACCCTGGCGGAGGGACGCTGGGCGCCGCTGGAGGAGCTGCTGGCCGCCAGCGACGCCGTCAGCGTGCATACCCCCCTCACCCCGGCCACCTACCACCTGTTCAACCGGGACACCTTCGCCCGCATGCGCCCCGGGTCCTATTTCGTCAACACCGCCCGCGGGGCGGTGGTGGACACCGGGGCCCTGCTGGAGGCCCTGGACAGCGGCCGTCTGGCCGGGGCGGCCCTGGACGTGTTCGAGGTGGAGCCGCTGCCGCCGGGACACCCGCTCCTGGCTCATCCGCGGGTGGTGCTCACCCCGCACGTGGGGTCGGCCACGGTCGAGACCCGCACCCGCATGGCCGAGCGCGCCTGGCGGAACGTGGAGGCGGTCTTCCGGGGGGAGGCGCCCCCCGACTGGCTCAATCCGCCGGAACGGTTTCCGGCATGA
- the fabI gene encoding Enoyl-[acyl-carrier-protein] reductase [NADH] FabI translates to MGLLDGRRAVVTGVANKRSIAWGIAKALDREGVDLILTYQLERFRENIEELVPELSRPPAAVLPLDVSDDGSLSAFGDHVQALWNRVDVLVHAIAYARREDLEGRYVDVSRDGFRLALEVSAFSLTALVRALLPLLEQSESASVMTLTYNGSERVMPSYNIMGVAKAALESSVRYLAWDLGASRIRVNAISAGPIRTLASSGVKGLSAFLGTIPERAPLHENITADDVGNAAVFLAGDWSRHVTGQILFVDSGLNIMGT, encoded by the coding sequence ATGGGCCTTTTGGACGGCCGGCGCGCCGTGGTGACAGGCGTGGCCAATAAGCGCAGCATCGCCTGGGGGATCGCGAAGGCGTTGGACCGCGAAGGGGTGGACCTGATCCTGACTTATCAACTGGAGCGTTTCCGCGAGAATATCGAGGAGCTGGTCCCGGAGCTCAGCCGGCCGCCGGCAGCGGTGCTGCCGCTGGATGTGTCGGACGACGGCTCCCTTTCCGCCTTCGGGGACCACGTGCAGGCCCTCTGGAACCGGGTGGACGTGCTGGTGCATGCCATCGCCTACGCCCGCCGCGAGGACCTGGAAGGGCGCTACGTCGACGTCAGCCGGGACGGCTTTCGCCTGGCCCTCGAGGTCAGCGCCTTCTCCCTCACCGCCCTGGTGCGGGCCCTGCTGCCGCTGCTGGAACAGTCGGAGAGTGCCAGCGTCATGACCCTGACCTACAACGGGTCCGAACGGGTGATGCCCAGCTATAACATCATGGGGGTGGCCAAGGCCGCCCTGGAGTCCTCCGTCCGCTACCTGGCCTGGGACCTCGGCGCCAGCCGTATCCGCGTCAACGCCATTTCCGCCGGCCCCATCCGCACCCTGGCCTCCTCGGGGGTGAAGGGGCTGTCGGCCTTCCTCGGCACGATTCCTGAACGGGCCCCTCTGCACGAGAACATCACCGCCGACGATGTGGGCAATGCGGCGGTCTTCCTGGCCGGGGACTGGTCCCGGCACGTGACCGGCCAGATCCTGTTCGTGGATAGCGGCCTCAATATCATGGGGACGTAA